In Vibrio crassostreae, one DNA window encodes the following:
- a CDS encoding porin has product MKKAVLASAVVAALVSGSSLAATVYSSDGTELKIGGRAEFRGDFIGSGGAEVEGTMEDKTRFRLNLGGKTELTDTVTAFGFYEAEQSTGDSEFDNRYMYAGVDFDGQAVSVGRQDMASVIVSDFTDITEFSGVQQLIDAASDKEDSVFAYRGGFDALQLEATYQANSAKDTDGYGISGVYSLPIGLDLGLAYSGQDLGAGNGSANQILAGLAYSLDNLYLAATYSMGDLNDKAVGPIAESFTAMEFAAQYKITKQVSAAAVYTYQENEAANGSTADSVDGIELVGYYKLNSNFRTYLSYYINGLDEVKDVTTGLTTEGEDTLRLGVRYDF; this is encoded by the coding sequence AACAGTTTACAGCTCTGACGGCACTGAGCTTAAGATTGGCGGTCGTGCGGAATTCCGTGGCGACTTCATCGGTTCAGGTGGTGCCGAAGTTGAAGGTACAATGGAAGATAAAACTCGTTTCCGTTTAAACCTTGGCGGTAAAACAGAACTTACCGATACTGTTACTGCATTCGGTTTCTACGAAGCAGAGCAAAGCACTGGCGATAGCGAGTTTGATAACCGTTACATGTACGCTGGTGTGGATTTCGATGGACAAGCAGTCTCTGTAGGTCGCCAAGACATGGCTTCAGTCATCGTATCTGACTTTACAGATATCACTGAGTTCTCTGGTGTTCAACAATTAATCGATGCAGCTTCGGATAAAGAAGATAGCGTATTTGCATACCGCGGTGGCTTTGATGCTCTTCAGTTAGAAGCAACTTACCAAGCAAACAGTGCAAAAGACACTGATGGCTACGGCATCTCTGGTGTTTATTCATTGCCAATCGGTCTAGACCTTGGTCTTGCATACTCTGGTCAGGATCTAGGTGCAGGTAACGGAAGCGCAAACCAAATCCTTGCTGGCCTAGCATATTCACTAGATAACCTATACCTAGCAGCAACTTACTCAATGGGTGACTTAAACGATAAAGCCGTTGGCCCTATCGCTGAGTCATTCACTGCAATGGAATTCGCAGCACAATATAAAATCACTAAGCAAGTTTCTGCTGCAGCAGTATACACATACCAAGAAAATGAAGCGGCAAACGGTTCTACAGCCGACTCTGTAGATGGTATCGAGCTTGTTGGCTACTACAAACTAAACAGCAACTTCCGTACATACCTTTCTTACTACATCAATGGCTTAGATGAAGTGAAAGACGTAACTACAGGACTAACAACTGAAGGTGAAGATACGCTTCGCCTAGGTGTTCGCTACGACTTCTAA
- a CDS encoding DMT family transporter, whose product MSQHHPIQGASWMLTAGLAFALINSLTQIASIHFGLTSTTVAVIQYSIALFAILPYLKTLGIRRALKTDNLKLHVFRVFLSVIGIQLWIWALAYPVPIWQGIALLMTSPLFATIGSGLFLKEKVGAARWGATLAGFAGAMVILEPWAEDFSWATLLPVGAAFFWACYSLMVKKLSSQDSPSTMVVYLLLLITPFNILLAVPDWQMPSGGTIWAILIVIGVMTALAQWAIVKAYSVADASFVQPFDHAKLPLNVLAGWLVFSWVPPGRLWLGAAIIIASVAFITHWETKKTAKVKKV is encoded by the coding sequence ATGTCACAACACCATCCGATCCAAGGCGCTAGCTGGATGCTAACCGCTGGTTTAGCCTTTGCTTTGATCAACAGCCTAACTCAAATCGCTAGTATTCATTTCGGACTGACTTCTACTACCGTTGCCGTCATTCAGTATTCAATTGCATTGTTCGCCATTCTTCCTTATCTGAAAACATTGGGAATTCGACGAGCACTAAAAACTGATAATCTCAAGCTACACGTATTCCGTGTCTTCCTATCGGTTATTGGTATCCAACTTTGGATTTGGGCGCTGGCTTACCCTGTGCCGATTTGGCAAGGCATAGCCCTTCTTATGACTTCGCCACTGTTTGCAACCATAGGTTCTGGTCTTTTCCTAAAAGAGAAAGTGGGCGCAGCTCGTTGGGGTGCAACCTTAGCAGGCTTCGCAGGTGCTATGGTCATTCTCGAACCGTGGGCTGAAGACTTTAGCTGGGCGACGTTGTTACCCGTTGGTGCAGCGTTCTTTTGGGCATGCTACTCACTGATGGTGAAAAAGCTTTCTTCACAAGACAGCCCTTCCACCATGGTGGTTTACCTTCTGCTATTGATTACGCCATTTAACATCTTGCTGGCCGTTCCTGATTGGCAAATGCCAAGTGGCGGCACTATTTGGGCTATCTTAATCGTTATCGGTGTTATGACAGCACTGGCTCAGTGGGCTATTGTAAAAGCATACTCGGTGGCTGATGCCTCTTTCGTTCAACCGTTTGATCACGCGAAATTACCTCTAAATGTCTTGGCTGGTTGGCTGGTCTTCAGTTGGGTTCCACCAGGTCGTTTATGGCTAGGGGCTGCGATTATCATTGCGTCAGTTGCATTCATTACCCATTGGGAAACAAAAAAAACGGCGAAAGTTAAGAAAGTTTAA
- a CDS encoding glutaredoxin domain-containing protein, protein MKKPVKITLYRWAGSWGPFKVNIPCGECTLTKDILKDTFENELADVDVELEVKDWLSHWWEPLKLGSWHAPILVVEGKVVSQGEALNRGVLIQSVIKEWTKRDSLKGNIVYGKATCPFCVKAKKMLDEAGVEYQYHDVVKDSAALYRMIPEVKAHIGEKTPVTVPQIWLDGKYIGGADNLEAWMKENGLDSIPNNVVDLSNQSAGCIN, encoded by the coding sequence ATGAAGAAACCAGTCAAGATTACACTATACCGTTGGGCAGGCAGCTGGGGTCCATTTAAAGTAAATATCCCATGTGGAGAATGTACCCTTACCAAAGACATTCTTAAGGACACTTTTGAGAATGAATTGGCTGACGTTGATGTCGAACTAGAAGTGAAAGATTGGTTATCTCACTGGTGGGAACCTTTAAAGCTGGGTTCTTGGCATGCTCCGATCCTTGTTGTTGAAGGCAAGGTAGTAAGCCAAGGCGAAGCTCTAAATCGCGGTGTTCTGATTCAATCGGTCATTAAAGAGTGGACCAAAAGAGACAGCCTAAAAGGCAATATTGTTTATGGTAAAGCAACCTGCCCATTCTGCGTTAAGGCGAAGAAAATGCTTGATGAAGCGGGTGTCGAATACCAATACCACGATGTCGTAAAAGACAGCGCAGCTTTGTATCGCATGATTCCAGAGGTAAAAGCGCACATCGGTGAGAAAACACCGGTCACCGTTCCTCAAATCTGGCTTGATGGTAAGTACATCGGCGGGGCTGATAACTTGGAAGCATGGATGAAAGAGAATGGCTTAGATAGCATTCCTAATAATGTGGTCGACCTGTCCAATCAATCTGCAGGCTGCATTAATTAA
- a CDS encoding multidrug effflux MFS transporter yields the protein MSQSTFKKTPLLLAMMIIATGQVGVSIYLPSLPLIASDLSVTQVDVQLLVTLFLVGFGLSQLFYGPMSDAVGRRPIFLLGQGVYLIGTVVCVVFSDNMTALEVGRLLQGLGAGSASVLGRSVLRDSYDGSQLTKALSYISITASIMPIIAPVFGGWISFHLGWQAVFLFVLMYLLAIFTLGYFVLHETLPYGKSRFDACQVVKNYGCLLTNRQVLTSASYNWMSYMASLVSLSLFPFLMQEQLGLTAAEYGSLMIVPSAGLLIGSVALNLLNRRFSTPQLMSLAILIILASGAWLLTHELSIFNLVWAFTWLAIAQGISFPLSISMLLEPHKKQAGAVSALSGSIQMCLAGLLGGYLVESWVTTHLQLGAFYLIIGAAMGGVLWSSTKMNKKDDTVEMKYS from the coding sequence TTGAGCCAATCGACCTTTAAAAAAACGCCGTTACTCTTAGCAATGATGATTATTGCCACGGGACAGGTGGGTGTGAGCATCTACTTGCCGTCATTGCCGTTAATTGCTTCTGACTTAAGTGTTACCCAAGTGGATGTGCAACTGCTCGTTACGCTGTTTCTTGTGGGTTTTGGCTTGTCTCAGCTATTTTACGGACCGATGTCCGATGCAGTGGGAAGACGACCTATTTTCTTGTTAGGTCAGGGTGTTTATTTGATTGGTACTGTCGTTTGTGTCGTGTTTTCTGACAATATGACGGCGCTAGAGGTTGGCCGCTTGTTGCAAGGTTTAGGGGCGGGCAGTGCCTCGGTGTTAGGACGAAGTGTGCTTCGCGACAGTTATGATGGCTCTCAGCTTACCAAGGCGCTGTCTTATATCTCGATCACCGCTTCGATCATGCCGATCATCGCGCCAGTATTTGGTGGTTGGATTTCATTTCACCTCGGTTGGCAGGCGGTGTTCCTGTTCGTTCTGATGTACTTATTGGCGATATTTACGCTAGGTTACTTTGTTCTTCATGAAACTTTGCCATACGGAAAGAGTCGCTTTGATGCCTGCCAAGTGGTGAAGAACTACGGATGTTTGTTGACCAATCGCCAAGTGTTAACCAGCGCCAGTTACAACTGGATGAGCTATATGGCGAGTTTGGTTTCGTTGTCGTTGTTTCCATTCTTAATGCAAGAGCAATTAGGGCTGACCGCCGCTGAATATGGCTCATTGATGATTGTTCCTTCGGCGGGCTTATTGATCGGTAGCGTCGCTTTAAACTTACTCAATCGTAGGTTTAGTACGCCTCAATTGATGAGCCTAGCTATCTTGATCATCTTGGCTTCAGGAGCTTGGCTTCTTACTCATGAATTATCCATTTTTAACTTAGTTTGGGCGTTTACTTGGTTGGCGATAGCACAAGGGATTTCGTTCCCTCTATCGATCAGCATGTTATTAGAGCCTCATAAGAAGCAAGCGGGCGCCGTCTCTGCGTTGTCAGGCTCAATTCAGATGTGTTTGGCGGGTTTACTCGGTGGGTATTTAGTAGAGAGTTGGGTGACGACTCATCTACAGTTAGGCGCGTTCTACCTCATTATTGGTGCAGCTATGGGGGGAGTGCTTTGGTCTTCAACCAAAATGAACAAGAAAGACGATACTGTTGAAATGAAATATAGCTAA
- a CDS encoding LysR family transcriptional regulator, whose protein sequence is MDWILNVKSYVRVVEEGSFNGAARKLNTTSSAISKRVNWLEERIGTQLLKRTTRSISQTEAGALFYLRAKDQLDNWQSIIDETRSVNQTPAGLLKIGATIAVGSKFLVQYMDDFLEKYPDIKVQLITTTPGQLPELGLDLVISRELEQLNSLSFKKTPLFEHKASFYAAPSYLAKHGYPTSEQDLEQHNSLIWGERPTREVTLTKGQRITLNGNFATTNPEALFHAAKRGMGVLLTIKAMIKEDLKQGTLVPVLPNITADEVMVYAYYPKLDYSHTRTKLFLDHLKDRLDKERSTQAL, encoded by the coding sequence ATGGATTGGATCCTCAACGTAAAGAGCTACGTTAGAGTTGTAGAAGAAGGCAGTTTCAATGGCGCTGCACGTAAACTCAATACCACCAGCTCAGCGATCAGCAAAAGAGTAAACTGGTTGGAAGAGCGTATTGGCACTCAACTTTTAAAACGCACCACACGCTCAATTAGCCAAACCGAAGCCGGTGCGCTCTTTTACCTGAGAGCCAAAGATCAGCTCGACAATTGGCAGTCCATTATTGATGAGACTCGCTCGGTTAACCAAACCCCTGCAGGCTTATTAAAGATAGGTGCGACAATTGCGGTTGGCTCTAAGTTTCTCGTGCAATACATGGACGACTTCTTAGAAAAGTATCCAGACATTAAGGTGCAGCTGATCACGACCACTCCAGGACAATTACCAGAACTGGGCTTAGATCTGGTGATCAGTCGTGAACTGGAACAACTCAACTCGTTAAGCTTCAAGAAGACACCGCTGTTTGAACACAAGGCCAGTTTCTATGCTGCGCCGAGTTATCTGGCCAAACATGGTTACCCCACAAGCGAACAGGACTTAGAACAACACAACTCCTTGATCTGGGGAGAGCGTCCAACCCGTGAAGTCACACTAACTAAAGGACAACGCATCACTTTGAACGGTAACTTTGCGACCACCAACCCTGAGGCTTTGTTTCATGCCGCGAAGCGAGGAATGGGCGTACTGTTAACCATCAAAGCAATGATCAAAGAGGATCTTAAACAAGGGACACTGGTTCCAGTATTACCAAATATAACAGCCGACGAAGTGATGGTTTACGCGTACTACCCTAAGCTTGACTACTCACATACACGAACCAAGCTGTTTTTGGACCATTTGAAAGATAGATTGGACAAAGAGCGCAGCACTCAGGCTCTGTGA
- a CDS encoding putative bifunctional diguanylate cyclase/phosphodiesterase, giving the protein MTQHTHNSMIDTERIGRLLKLEGIDLLESAVLTLHQAFGTQYTSIIEKKYFPDQVVPLVIAHSGHVLHDKINARHGHIYQQAVNQRHPDCSFAQYVVQSLPTSAFRQEVTSQNSIAIPTRTQSGEVMGVLFSTFSSPLSPDQQQAVIKHHQLFADIIIHTLREMWFNDRSEQLVNQLSYEVSHDSLTGLLNRSCLSDTLESITQQSVTPFSLALLDINSFKAINDMHGNYIGDKVLQYVAETLRRTLPESNLTFRTAGNEFAFITYHSDPIAVCEQILDKIKQGYSNVDIKIDFDVSIGIARSDGDNKDVEQIIFNTSLALKECKHSQDSHIQCYDTHLRVRYQRKTELVAALRSELENPISQSYIPDSNGMYVVVQPIVGQGETQWEYFEVLTRWKTARHGDISPVEFIQMAEESGLIVELGERIIELVCRAKTTLEQGLGYKVKLGINCSAHELTDSKRYISYLTRTIEQHHFKANEFVIELTETVLLSPTQETKSALNFLRGQGFTIALDDFGTGYSSLNYIHSYPIDCIKIDATFIRNLLTNSTSESVVWLIIQLAHRLDVSLVAEGVEKREQLEKLHAMGCDKIQGYLYSPPMRPEAIVSYVTHSEPLV; this is encoded by the coding sequence ATGACTCAACATACGCACAACAGCATGATAGACACTGAGCGCATCGGACGTTTACTGAAGTTGGAAGGTATCGACCTTTTAGAGTCGGCTGTACTTACTTTGCACCAAGCCTTTGGTACTCAATACACCAGTATCATTGAGAAAAAATACTTTCCAGACCAAGTTGTTCCTCTGGTAATTGCTCATTCGGGCCATGTACTGCACGACAAAATCAATGCTCGTCATGGGCATATCTACCAGCAAGCGGTTAATCAAAGACACCCAGATTGCTCTTTCGCTCAGTACGTCGTCCAGTCATTACCGACATCAGCATTTAGGCAGGAAGTAACCTCGCAGAACTCGATCGCTATTCCTACTCGTACCCAAAGTGGTGAAGTGATGGGCGTGTTGTTCTCTACGTTTAGCTCGCCTCTTAGTCCAGACCAACAACAAGCCGTGATAAAACACCACCAATTATTCGCCGATATCATCATCCACACCTTGCGTGAAATGTGGTTCAACGACCGTTCTGAGCAACTGGTGAATCAACTCAGTTACGAAGTGTCACACGACAGTTTAACGGGGTTACTAAACCGAAGCTGTTTATCGGATACCCTAGAGTCGATCACTCAACAGAGCGTCACTCCATTCTCACTCGCTCTGCTCGACATCAATAGCTTCAAGGCCATCAATGACATGCACGGCAACTATATTGGCGATAAGGTTCTCCAATATGTAGCAGAGACTTTGCGTCGAACCTTGCCTGAAAGCAACCTGACTTTCCGGACTGCTGGCAATGAGTTCGCTTTCATTACCTATCATTCAGACCCGATAGCCGTTTGCGAGCAAATACTGGACAAGATAAAGCAAGGTTATAGTAACGTTGATATCAAAATCGATTTCGACGTTAGTATCGGCATTGCCCGCTCAGATGGGGATAACAAGGACGTTGAGCAAATCATTTTCAACACCAGTTTGGCGCTTAAAGAGTGCAAACACAGCCAAGATAGCCATATTCAATGTTATGACACTCACTTAAGAGTTCGCTACCAAAGAAAAACCGAGCTAGTTGCTGCGCTGCGAAGTGAACTGGAAAATCCGATTTCACAAAGCTATATCCCCGATAGCAATGGAATGTACGTAGTTGTGCAACCCATTGTGGGCCAAGGCGAGACGCAATGGGAATATTTCGAGGTACTGACTCGCTGGAAGACCGCCAGACACGGTGATATATCGCCAGTAGAGTTCATTCAAATGGCTGAAGAGTCTGGGCTGATTGTCGAGCTTGGTGAGCGTATTATTGAATTAGTGTGCCGCGCTAAAACCACACTAGAGCAAGGTTTAGGCTATAAGGTTAAGCTTGGAATCAACTGCTCCGCGCATGAGCTCACCGATTCGAAACGTTATATATCCTACCTGACTCGAACCATTGAACAGCACCATTTTAAGGCAAATGAGTTTGTTATCGAGTTAACCGAAACAGTTCTGTTATCGCCAACACAAGAGACAAAATCCGCTCTTAACTTTTTAAGAGGTCAAGGCTTTACCATTGCACTCGACGACTTCGGTACGGGCTACTCCAGTTTGAACTACATCCACAGCTACCCTATCGATTGCATTAAAATTGATGCCACCTTTATCCGTAATTTGTTAACCAATTCAACCTCAGAGAGCGTTGTTTGGCTGATTATTCAGCTTGCTCATAGGCTCGATGTGTCATTGGTTGCGGAAGGTGTTGAGAAGCGAGAGCAATTAGAAAAGCTGCACGCAATGGGATGTGACAAGATCCAAGGATACCTCTACTCGCCACCAATGCGACCTGAAGCTATCGTCAGTTATGTTACTCATTCGGAACCTTTGGTTTAA
- a CDS encoding peptidoglycan DD-metalloendopeptidase family protein: protein MYSKIFSSPFAELSPVKKVAILGLPLIAAIGVALQSSQSNLTKTIELDLPDSTVIESILSPSSVTVIEPPTFEYQIQSGDNLSSIFTQLGFSYKSMMSVMETDLNFLALDTLRPGNTLRFWRDEATGDLSKMELQFSVADKVVYRLLDDGSYEFEDISIPGEWKQKPLVGDIQGSFSMSANKVGLNSLEIDHIVTLLKDKLNFSRDLRAGDQFEVLQKAQYVDGVATGKREIEAIKIMNRNRVVSAYLHTDGQYYDANGDSLQRAFQRYPVSSGWRQSSQFNPKRLHPVTGRISPHNGTDFATPVGTPVQATGDGKVIMTRKHPYAGNYVVIQHGSTYKTRYLHLSKILVRKGQTVSRGQRIGLSGKTGRVTGAHLHYELIERGRPVNAMTANIPMADSVPKKEKATFVAARDEADKLLKVALEAQPNNS from the coding sequence GTGTATTCAAAAATATTTTCCTCTCCGTTTGCCGAGCTTTCACCTGTAAAAAAAGTAGCTATTTTAGGACTGCCGCTTATTGCAGCGATCGGAGTTGCTCTGCAATCTTCACAATCAAATTTGACGAAAACGATCGAGCTTGATCTACCAGACTCAACGGTTATTGAGTCAATTCTGTCACCTTCTTCTGTTACCGTTATTGAGCCGCCGACATTTGAGTATCAAATTCAATCTGGTGATAACTTGAGTAGCATCTTCACGCAACTTGGATTTTCTTATAAATCGATGATGAGCGTGATGGAAACCGATTTGAACTTCCTTGCTTTAGATACGCTTCGTCCGGGTAATACATTACGCTTTTGGCGTGATGAAGCGACCGGCGACCTTTCTAAAATGGAACTTCAATTTAGCGTCGCGGACAAAGTGGTTTATCGACTGCTTGATGACGGCAGCTACGAATTCGAAGACATCTCTATTCCGGGTGAATGGAAGCAAAAGCCTTTAGTCGGTGATATTCAAGGCAGTTTTTCGATGTCAGCGAACAAGGTTGGCCTCAACAGTCTTGAGATTGACCATATTGTGACGCTTCTTAAAGACAAGTTGAACTTTAGCCGAGATCTGCGCGCTGGCGATCAGTTTGAAGTGCTTCAAAAAGCTCAATATGTTGATGGTGTTGCAACCGGCAAACGTGAAATTGAAGCGATTAAAATCATGAATCGTAACCGCGTTGTTTCTGCGTACTTACATACTGATGGGCAATATTACGATGCCAATGGCGATAGCTTACAACGTGCTTTCCAACGTTACCCTGTGAGCAGTGGTTGGCGTCAAAGTTCTCAGTTTAATCCTAAGCGATTACACCCTGTGACAGGCCGAATTTCACCGCACAATGGTACAGATTTCGCGACGCCAGTTGGTACGCCGGTTCAAGCAACGGGTGACGGTAAAGTAATTATGACGCGTAAGCACCCATATGCGGGTAACTACGTGGTAATTCAGCATGGCAGCACATACAAAACACGTTACTTACATTTGAGTAAAATCCTCGTACGTAAAGGGCAAACGGTATCTCGTGGGCAGCGTATTGGTTTGTCTGGTAAAACTGGCCGAGTGACAGGCGCGCATTTGCACTATGAGCTGATTGAACGTGGTCGTCCTGTCAATGCAATGACAGCAAATATCCCGATGGCAGATTCTGTGCCTAAAAAGGAAAAAGCGACGTTTGTAGCTGCAAGAGATGAAGCTGACAAGCTGTTAAAGGTCGCTTTAGAAGCCCAACCTAATAACAGCTAG
- a CDS encoding isoamylase early set domain-containing protein: MINKRFFKTKDEVEVTFELEAQEANSVSIVADFLDWKATPMKKLAKGKVYKFKTRLPKDGEFQFRYLVDDQQWVNDSNADRYIPNEFGEDNCLVSTVNA; the protein is encoded by the coding sequence ATGATTAATAAACGCTTTTTTAAGACGAAAGATGAAGTGGAAGTGACCTTCGAGCTAGAAGCTCAAGAAGCGAACTCTGTATCCATTGTTGCTGACTTCCTTGACTGGAAAGCTACCCCAATGAAAAAACTGGCGAAAGGGAAGGTTTACAAGTTTAAAACTCGTCTACCTAAAGATGGCGAGTTCCAATTCCGCTACCTAGTTGATGATCAACAATGGGTAAACGATTCGAATGCCGACCGTTATATTCCAAATGAATTTGGTGAAGACAACTGCCTAGTGTCGACGGTTAACGCTTAA